A section of the Rhizobium sp. SSA_523 genome encodes:
- the ppk2 gene encoding polyphosphate kinase 2, whose amino-acid sequence MTTPIQDEVHRLKQEIIDNFDEELELQLEEERLEDMVSEGLAEPSFERKLYFRELFRLQHELVRLQDWVQYKQLKVVVLFEGRDSAGKGGAIKRVTQRLNPRVCRVVALPAPTERERSQWYFQRYVTHLPSAGEMVLFDRSWYNRAGVERVMGFCTPDQVEEFFRDVPEFERMLVRSGIILLKYWFSITDEEQEFRFHMRINDPLKQWKLSPMDLESRVHWEDYTRAKEEMLERTHIPEAPWWVVQAVDKKKARLNMIDHLLTQIPYEHVPKEPIELPARVRNDDYIRQPVPAQMYVPEKY is encoded by the coding sequence ATGACCACGCCTATCCAGGATGAAGTGCACCGGCTGAAACAGGAAATCATCGACAATTTCGATGAGGAGCTTGAACTTCAGCTGGAGGAGGAGCGCCTGGAGGACATGGTCAGCGAAGGGCTCGCCGAGCCGAGCTTCGAGCGGAAGCTGTATTTTCGCGAGCTGTTCCGTCTCCAGCACGAGCTGGTGCGATTGCAGGATTGGGTTCAGTACAAGCAACTGAAGGTGGTCGTGCTGTTCGAGGGACGCGACAGTGCCGGCAAGGGTGGTGCCATCAAGCGGGTGACGCAGCGTCTCAATCCGCGGGTGTGCCGGGTGGTGGCCCTGCCTGCGCCGACGGAACGTGAGCGCAGCCAATGGTATTTCCAGCGCTATGTGACGCATCTGCCGAGCGCCGGTGAAATGGTCCTCTTCGATCGCTCTTGGTATAACCGCGCCGGCGTGGAACGGGTGATGGGCTTCTGCACGCCGGACCAGGTCGAGGAATTCTTCCGCGACGTGCCGGAATTCGAACGCATGCTGGTGCGGTCTGGAATCATTCTTCTCAAATACTGGTTCTCGATTACCGACGAGGAGCAGGAATTCCGCTTCCACATGCGCATCAACGACCCGCTGAAGCAGTGGAAGCTCTCGCCGATGGACCTGGAAAGCCGGGTGCATTGGGAGGATTATACCCGCGCCAAGGAGGAGATGCTGGAGCGCACGCATATTCCCGAAGCGCCCTGGTGGGTCGTGCAGGCGGTGGACAAGAAGAAGGCGCGGCTTAACATGATCGATCATCTCCTGACGCAAATCCCTTACGAGCATGTGCCGAAGGAGCCGATCGAGCTTCCCGCAAGGGTGCGCAATGACGACTATATCCGCCAGCCGGTGCCGGCGCAGATGTATGTGCCGGAGAAATATTGA